Genomic DNA from Anaerolineae bacterium:
GGGGATCATTTCGAGCGTGGTTGTTTCGCATCGTGACCAATCAATGTTATGATGAACTCCGCCGCCGCCAACGACACCCGACGACTCCTCTTGAACCTTTGAGCGACGACGACGAAGAAGTCGAATCGCCGAAGTGGCTGGGAGATGACTCAAACTCTCCAGAGGAGGTGAGCGATCAGGATGCTCTGAGAGAGGCGATTCAATCTTGTCTCAATGGCCTGCCTCAGGAATTTCGCAGTGTTGTCCTCTTGGTGGATGTGCAGGGCATGGATTATAACGAGGCTGCTCAGGTCTTGAAAGTACCCGTTGGTACAATCAAAAGCCGTCTGGCGCGGGCGCGGTTGCGCCTCCAACACTGTTTGCAAGGATTTTGGGAACTGTTACCCGATAAATTTCGTCTTGTGGATGAGGAATCATCATGACTTCGCCATCCTTGTCTGACCGTGATTACGAGTTGATCTCCGCCTATCTGGACGGAGAAGTAGATATTCGGCAGAAAAAGGCGATTGAAACACGTCTGGCACAGGATGCTCAATTCAAATCAGCATACGAGCAACTCTCACGGACGCGTCGCCTGGTGCGAAGTCAACCCCTTCTGCGAGCGCCTCGTAACTACACGCTCTCCCCCAAGATGCTCTCTGCCTCGCAGGCTTCTCCAAAGGCATTTGTTCCCTTCCCATTGCTTTTACGCACGGCTTCGGCTTTCGCCAGCCTGATTTTTGTGCTTCTGTTTGGATTAAACTGGATAGTGGCCAGCAGGATGATGAGTGCAGCTCCAATGGCGAGTAGTGAAGTTCTCTCTCAGCCAGCTCAACCGGCACTGGTTGAAGAACAGGCTGTTCAAAGTACAGGTGCTTCCGGCGAAGAACAACCACTGGCAAAAAGTATGGCGACTTCAGTTCCGGAACCGAAATCCCTCGTCCCACCTGCAGGAGAATTTGGTGGCATGGGCGAGGGAGGCGGGGCTGGAGCAGTCGGAGGAGAAGAAGCGCCCTTGCTGGAACCGGATAGCGGGACAGCATTAATTGCTCCTACAGCTACCCTGAGTGCTACCTTGCCGCTTGCTCCGTTTGAAATTACGGGTGAGGTTGATATCCAAAGCGAGCCAGGCGTCTCCGAGACACCCATGCCAGAGACCCCGGATTTGACTGAAGTCAGTGAGACAGAAGGTTTAATCAGGGGATGGAGACAAAATTGGTTGATGCAACAGATTCTCTTTGGGGTTCTAGCCGTCTCTTTTGCGATAATTGCCATCCGAGTGGGTAAGCGAAAGGATTAAGTCTTTCAATGAATTTCCCCCAAGAAGCGCGCTATTGTATTCGGTGTGGCACGGCTTTATCCATTGGCGATTTGTTTGGCAAACCGCGTCCGTATTGCCCGGCATGCGGCTGGATTTATTTTGCCGATCCAAAAGTAGCCGTGGCAGTGCTGATCACCCGCAACAGACAGGTCTTATTAGGAAGGAGGGTGAATGACCCTGGGCGGGGGCAGTGGACATTGCCGGCTGGCTTTATCGATGCAGGTGAGGATCCCCAAGAAGCGGCTCGCCGCGAATGTTTGGAAGAAACCGGTCTTGAGATCGAGATCAAAGATTTGCTGGATGTGCTCTTTGGTCAGGAACACGAGCGTGGGGCACACATCTTGATTGTCTATCAGGCTCAAATTTGCGGCGGACAGCTTCAAGCAGCCGATGATATTGACGCGGTCGATTTCTTTGACCTGAACGGTCTACCTCCGCTGGCGTTTACTACAACCCAAAAAATTCTAAGAAAATACCAGCAAAAGACTTGTCAGGATAAATCATTGTGTTAGAATAATAAAACAAGACAAATCTCATCCAAAATCGAAATAGTGAGATTTGCTCTTGAATCTGATTTCTTGTTGAAGACCCTTCTTTATTTGCTGTAGGTTTACCTTCTTTACGACCGACTTCCCCGTAGAAGAAGTTGTCTTCAAAAAAATCGGAGAGTCACCAATTTCGTCCTTAGAAAGGAACATGTAAATTATGAATAACCTGAAGCGCATATCTCTCATGATTGTCCTGTTGCTCATTCTGAGCGTGGCTTGTCGGTTGGGAGGGTCTTCTTCGAGCGTCGAAAGCCCACCGCCACCCCAACAGACCACCCAGGAAGCGACTTCACCTCCTGCATCTGATATTTCATCGGGAGCGATCAACCGTTTGCAGGATGTGCGTCAGGCGGTGGTTCAAATCGAAGCGGTAGGAACTTTCGTCGATCCCGAGTTCGGGGAAACGTTACAGGGTGGGGTTGGTTCGGGCTTCATCATCGATCCTGCCGGCATCGCAGTTACCAACAATCATGTTGTCTCCGGTGGAACGGTGTTTCGAGTATACGTGGGAGGTGATACCAGCAAGACCTACAATGCCAGAGTGTTGGGATATTCCGAATGTTCGGATTTAGCCGTAATCGATCTCGAAGGAGATGGATTTCCCTATTTACGTTGGTACGATGGTCCCATCAGTGTCGGAATGGACATTTATGTAGCTGGCTTTCCACTGGGTGATCCGAACTTTACTCTGACCAAGGGGATCATCTCCAAAGAAAAAGCCGACGGTCGGAGTAGTTTTTCATCCGTCGAATCGGTCGTTGAATACGATGCGACTTCCAATCCGGGCAATTCGGGTGGCCCGGTGGTAACTGCGGATGGCGAGGTGGTTGCAGTGCATTACATGGGAAACCGACAAACCCGCCAGGCATTTGGGATTGCCGGAAACCTGGCGCGGGAGGTGGTGGATACCCTTAAGAGCGGGACAAATCTGGATTCAATAGGCGTTAATGGCGGAGCAGTCTCCAACGAGGATCAGACCATTGTCGGTGTCTGGGCATATTCCATTCAGCCAGGCTCAGCTGCGGATAAGGCCGGTTTAAAGCCCGGTGATATCATCACTCGCCTGGGGAATGTTCCCGTAGCAACCGATGGCACCCTATATGATTACTGTGACATTATCCGCAGCCACAGCCCAACGGAGACCCTGCCGGTTGAAGTCTTGCGATTAGAGACGGGTGAATTGTTAAGTGGGCAACTCAATGGGCGCCCACTGGAGGTTGTTTCCACTTTTGGCTCACCCACTGGCGGTGAGACGCCTTCGGGTGACACCACTACCGGTAGCGTGCCGGGCACGACCGTCAATCGCAATGCCAGCCAACCAGGTGAAATTTACTACGCAACCGAATTTGAAGATATGAGCGATTGGGAATATGTGTTGATGAAAGGTAATGAGAGCGGATTTTATCAGGAAGCACGCAATGGAAAATTCCGGGTGGATATTCTTGAACCAGATACTTGGGTATACTTCTTTAATACGACTTTCACGTATGGGGATGTTCAGTTGGATACTTCTGTCGAGAATCTGGGTCAGAATACAAACTATACGGGGTTATTCTGCCGCTACTCA
This window encodes:
- a CDS encoding RNA polymerase sigma-70 factor, with protein sequence MDELGLIHDAQKGDLEAFNRLVLAYQDAIYTHAYRMLGDESAADDATQETFIAAYQAMKTFRGGSFRAWLFRIVTNQCYDELRRRQRHPTTPLEPLSDDDEEVESPKWLGDDSNSPEEVSDQDALREAIQSCLNGLPQEFRSVVLLVDVQGMDYNEAAQVLKVPVGTIKSRLARARLRLQHCLQGFWELLPDKFRLVDEESS
- a CDS encoding Sigma factor RpoE negative regulatory protein RseA; this encodes MTSPSLSDRDYELISAYLDGEVDIRQKKAIETRLAQDAQFKSAYEQLSRTRRLVRSQPLLRAPRNYTLSPKMLSASQASPKAFVPFPLLLRTASAFASLIFVLLFGLNWIVASRMMSAAPMASSEVLSQPAQPALVEEQAVQSTGASGEEQPLAKSMATSVPEPKSLVPPAGEFGGMGEGGGAGAVGGEEAPLLEPDSGTALIAPTATLSATLPLAPFEITGEVDIQSEPGVSETPMPETPDLTEVSETEGLIRGWRQNWLMQQILFGVLAVSFAIIAIRVGKRKD
- a CDS encoding Nudix hydrolase family protein translates to MNFPQEARYCIRCGTALSIGDLFGKPRPYCPACGWIYFADPKVAVAVLITRNRQVLLGRRVNDPGRGQWTLPAGFIDAGEDPQEAARRECLEETGLEIEIKDLLDVLFGQEHERGAHILIVYQAQICGGQLQAADDIDAVDFFDLNGLPPLAFTTTQKILRKYQQKTCQDKSLC
- a CDS encoding Serine protease, DegP/HtrA, do-like, coding for MNNLKRISLMIVLLLILSVACRLGGSSSSVESPPPPQQTTQEATSPPASDISSGAINRLQDVRQAVVQIEAVGTFVDPEFGETLQGGVGSGFIIDPAGIAVTNNHVVSGGTVFRVYVGGDTSKTYNARVLGYSECSDLAVIDLEGDGFPYLRWYDGPISVGMDIYVAGFPLGDPNFTLTKGIISKEKADGRSSFSSVESVVEYDATSNPGNSGGPVVTADGEVVAVHYMGNRQTRQAFGIAGNLAREVVDTLKSGTNLDSIGVNGGAVSNEDQTIVGVWAYSIQPGSAADKAGLKPGDIITRLGNVPVATDGTLYDYCDIIRSHSPTETLPVEVLRLETGELLSGQLNGRPLEVVSTFGSPTGGETPSGDTTTGSVPGTTVNRNASQPGEIYYATEFEDMSDWEYVLMKGNESGFYQEARNGKFRVDILEPDTWVYFFNTTFTYGDVQLDTSVENLGQNTNYTGLFCRYSDDGWYEANILNTGEWYIFASDGNRLELMFSGASRLINTGKKVNTYTFICKGDELTLGINGVEVKTISTDLSPFMPLREGEVGFFVASTSVYPLRVEFDWFTASVVY